The proteins below are encoded in one region of Candidatus Hydrogenedentota bacterium:
- a CDS encoding right-handed parallel beta-helix repeat-containing protein: protein MQAKKSISEAIVSAQPGDEVWVAEGTYSENLSLKSDLAIYGGFSGTEVLRGERDIIAHRTVVDASTAKGGLPANHVVEMQNVVNVRLEGLVLTGGSATNGGTEEQRGGGIKCKGVDPTCVVTNCTLEKNAGFDGGGIWVAGNMVLEDCLIRDNSRGGGIHVFSGTPSIRRCTVEGNRGGGIYLNLGIDYPVIQECVIRTNSGSGIYARSNYTRIENCVIANNEVNYGGGGISINGYTGKIINCTIVGNKAREGGGLEIAGQAPIVSNTIFAENTGGAITTTNSQAVSLTRCVFYGNLGGYLYDQASSIRYVDISQFDLAYPGVNTIQEADPLFRDSSIEDYRLLPNSPCVDAGSPIAAPAVDIDSDSRPNDIPGVGRDSTGDEIDIGAHEVYIQESDFPDPSPEVLYVNAAASQGGDGSTWAMAYRSISEALEDAEYGNEIWVASGAYSEIVRMKSGVSIYGGFAGSEVQRSQRNSTLNESIIDGSTASGGSNALHVVEMYGVYDAVLDGVTVTGGYARGGTVDSRGAGIDCNVIGNTCRISNCVIRGNRAWGEGGGINAGSTPIHILNCLLRGNEAFRGGGICMSGHTWVENCRVEDNLGDQGGGLACTDFGKTPVVRGCVISGNSAESGGGAHFDLTAPILQNSLIVNNTALDGGGLEFLLSSGAVINCTVADNTADLGDSVYGQRDATVFVNTIFTCDQNFSIYGTDGYSPIVKNCLFEIDGEGVFSESQTGAVYSDATSLNAGLPQASGNVSGDPRFVNAANMDFSPLINSPAIDAGTPSVPFRVDVVPRNDIDDELRPFDVPGVGANGTGTEIDIGAYELTATDDRDHDGIPDYIEGSGDPDRDGLINMVDPDSDGDGIGDAEETFGNASLDDVDGDGILNRLDPDSDDDGVGDGVEVSMGRNPYDALDTPVVPVNWAPIACVLFVTGLLVIRRFERRRVLIRS from the coding sequence GTGCAAGCCAAGAAAAGCATCAGCGAAGCAATCGTTTCGGCACAACCGGGAGATGAAGTGTGGGTCGCAGAAGGAACCTACTCAGAGAACCTCTCTCTAAAGAGTGACTTGGCAATCTACGGTGGATTCTCAGGCACAGAAGTCTTGCGCGGGGAGCGAGATATCATTGCGCACCGAACCGTTGTGGACGCAAGTACAGCAAAGGGAGGCCTTCCTGCAAATCATGTCGTCGAGATGCAGAATGTCGTAAACGTGCGCCTTGAGGGACTTGTATTGACAGGTGGGTCAGCCACAAACGGTGGCACGGAAGAACAACGTGGCGGAGGGATAAAGTGTAAGGGAGTTGACCCGACGTGCGTTGTCACCAATTGTACGTTAGAGAAGAATGCGGGATTCGATGGCGGTGGGATCTGGGTAGCAGGAAACATGGTCCTGGAGGACTGCCTGATTCGCGACAACAGCAGGGGCGGAGGAATCCATGTGTTCAGTGGGACCCCGTCAATTCGCAGATGCACAGTCGAGGGGAACAGAGGAGGTGGCATCTATCTAAACCTCGGAATAGATTACCCGGTAATTCAAGAGTGCGTGATTCGCACCAATAGTGGAAGTGGCATTTATGCGCGCAGCAACTACACGAGAATTGAAAACTGTGTCATCGCTAACAATGAGGTCAACTACGGAGGCGGGGGGATAAGTATCAATGGCTACACGGGAAAGATTATCAATTGCACTATCGTAGGTAATAAGGCGCGCGAGGGAGGCGGACTTGAGATCGCGGGTCAGGCACCGATAGTAAGCAATACGATATTCGCAGAGAATACTGGCGGTGCCATCACGACGACAAATAGCCAGGCAGTCAGCCTCACTCGTTGTGTGTTTTATGGCAACTTGGGGGGGTACTTGTATGACCAGGCCAGCTCAATCCGATACGTGGACATAAGTCAATTCGATTTGGCTTACCCCGGAGTCAATACCATCCAAGAGGCGGATCCGCTGTTCCGGGACTCGTCTATCGAGGACTATCGATTGCTGCCGAATTCACCATGCGTTGACGCAGGATCTCCAATTGCTGCCCCTGCCGTCGACATTGATTCCGATTCACGCCCTAATGATATCCCCGGAGTGGGAAGAGATTCGACGGGTGATGAAATCGATATTGGAGCCCACGAGGTCTATATCCAGGAATCGGATTTCCCCGATCCCTCGCCAGAGGTCTTGTATGTCAACGCAGCGGCATCGCAGGGTGGGGACGGAAGCACGTGGGCGATGGCCTATCGATCGATCTCTGAAGCACTGGAAGACGCGGAGTACGGGAACGAGATATGGGTTGCGTCAGGAGCCTACTCCGAAATTGTGCGGATGAAGAGCGGCGTTTCGATATACGGAGGATTTGCAGGCTCGGAAGTGCAGCGTTCACAAAGGAACAGCACGCTGAATGAGAGCATCATAGACGGCAGCACTGCATCAGGTGGCAGTAATGCGCTGCACGTAGTTGAAATGTACGGCGTCTACGACGCGGTTCTTGACGGAGTTACGGTTACTGGGGGATATGCCCGAGGCGGCACGGTGGATTCCCGAGGGGCAGGGATCGACTGTAACGTCATTGGTAACACATGCAGGATTTCCAATTGCGTGATTCGCGGTAACCGTGCGTGGGGAGAAGGGGGGGGAATTAATGCAGGATCGACGCCGATACATATCTTGAACTGTCTTTTGCGAGGCAATGAAGCGTTTCGTGGTGGCGGAATATGCATGAGCGGGCACACTTGGGTGGAAAACTGTCGCGTTGAGGATAACCTCGGTGATCAAGGAGGCGGCCTGGCGTGCACCGATTTCGGCAAGACCCCCGTTGTACGAGGCTGTGTCATTAGTGGCAATTCGGCGGAATCGGGTGGTGGAGCGCATTTCGACTTAACTGCACCCATTCTGCAGAATTCTTTGATCGTCAACAACACAGCATTGGACGGAGGTGGATTGGAGTTTCTCCTCTCCTCAGGTGCGGTAATCAATTGCACAGTGGCGGATAATACGGCTGACCTTGGCGACTCCGTCTATGGCCAGCGTGATGCCACCGTCTTTGTAAACACGATCTTTACATGCGACCAGAACTTTTCGATCTACGGCACAGATGGATACAGTCCAATCGTCAAGAACTGCTTATTCGAAATTGATGGAGAAGGCGTTTTTTCGGAATCGCAGACTGGCGCTGTCTATTCAGATGCTACTAGTCTGAATGCGGGACTGCCGCAAGCGAGCGGAAATGTGTCCGGCGACCCGCGTTTTGTGAACGCAGCAAACATGGACTTCTCTCCATTGATCAATTCTCCTGCTATCGACGCTGGAACACCCAGCGTCCCCTTCCGTGTGGACGTTGTGCCCCGCAATGACATCGACGATGAACTACGTCCATTTGACGTACCTGGAGTTGGTGCAAATGGGACCGGCACCGAAATTGACATCGGAGCGTATGAATTGACGGCGACAGATGACCGTGACCATGATGGAATCCCTGATTATATTGAGGGAAGCGGTGATCCAGACAGGGATGGGCTTATCAATATGGTCGATCCCGATTCCGATGGGGACGGCATTGGGGACGCGGAGGAGACTTTCGGAAATGCAAGTCTTGACGACGTGGATGGTGATGGGATTTTGAATCGCCTAGATCCTGACAGTGATGACGATGGTGTGGGCGACGGCGTGGAAGTAAGCATGGGACGAAACCCCTATGATGCGCTGGATACGCCGGTGGTGCCTGTGAACTGGGCTCCGATTGCATGTGTTCTATTCGTCACGGGTCTTCTCGTCATCCGGAGATTTGAGAGAAGGAGGGTTTTGATTCGTAGCTGA
- a CDS encoding DUF4838 domain-containing protein, with the protein MKSFQFSVFLIAALLMALLPACGPTQQPPPTNEAPAQPAAEPAPATPEPAPVAQGPFLVENGASQYRLLLSTTASPSEKKAAEEIQAQFQKSTGAQLPIETGDAAGDKPAIVLGCGPAAKALGVDPTPESLGEQGYVLKTVAPHIVIAGTPMAGTLYGAYDFLERALEVRWFAPEVTREEPHPTVTLPAYDELVKPAFLWRDTSYAALDAGGESYTARQRGNRGGGGADNPYGIQYSFYGTCHSYHGFVSPGEFFESHPEYFSEVGGKRLGFETQLCLTNPDLLDIVTERMLKRMEERPELRQYNFSQEDYYNYCECAKCREINEKYKTMGGTQFWFVNQLAERTSKVYPDKLISTLAYMYTEEPPADMVMHPNVAVWLCHMYPCCDSHPISTCPLNADYKRRAEAWSKICSHLYMWHYIVDFAHYFNPFPNFRAMSADMRFYKSIGVEGIYLQGMGHGGGGGEFSLLRPYYGMKLLWNPDQDPQALIDEFLKGYYGAAADAIGRYITLIHDKVEKDNVHIHLYVNPAQGHFPDDILAKSDELFNEAEAAVAQDPELLERVKVARMPLTYARVFPRNGYQIEAGQPDTNGLRLDTLTFNQPLAKMAEVQEFIARMKQHGFKNIREWGGEPEQIGLWPMIFGNPMKLPVIENAHLAVTVVPVLGGRALMIVDKKSGQCVTAYNTTKNLFFPFCGGEDPRIGGMFAANMFGNMLPFGVEEHTPTSVSMKANGGGFDIVRKMTLSPDAPILTIETSVTNTKDKPLEARVRSHLDLDLGTIEQTRVAFTARSGETVDKDMTTILANLREGERFTDQRTPKSEWTLSGTKGLSLTQRFNPDTTEFTFIYGYPADLNDLEVEVQDKPVMVEPGQTHTFKLEYEIK; encoded by the coding sequence ATGAAGTCGTTCCAGTTTTCCGTTTTCTTGATCGCAGCACTCCTGATGGCATTGCTGCCCGCATGTGGACCTACACAACAGCCGCCTCCTACAAACGAAGCGCCTGCACAACCGGCCGCTGAGCCCGCGCCCGCAACGCCAGAGCCCGCTCCGGTCGCCCAGGGTCCGTTCCTCGTAGAGAATGGCGCAAGCCAATACCGCCTGCTTCTGTCTACGACTGCGAGTCCATCCGAAAAGAAGGCCGCCGAAGAGATCCAAGCCCAGTTTCAAAAAAGCACCGGCGCGCAGCTTCCCATCGAAACTGGTGACGCCGCCGGCGACAAGCCGGCCATCGTCCTCGGTTGCGGGCCAGCCGCCAAAGCATTGGGAGTCGACCCGACGCCCGAGTCGCTCGGCGAGCAAGGCTACGTACTAAAGACCGTCGCACCGCACATCGTCATCGCGGGCACGCCCATGGCTGGCACGCTCTACGGCGCATATGATTTCCTGGAACGCGCACTTGAAGTTCGATGGTTCGCGCCCGAAGTCACGCGAGAAGAACCGCATCCGACCGTGACGCTGCCCGCCTACGACGAGCTTGTAAAGCCCGCCTTTCTGTGGCGCGACACCAGCTACGCGGCTCTCGACGCGGGGGGTGAGTCCTACACCGCGCGTCAGCGCGGCAATCGCGGGGGCGGCGGTGCGGACAACCCGTACGGCATTCAGTACAGCTTCTACGGCACCTGCCACAGCTACCACGGGTTTGTCAGTCCCGGCGAGTTCTTCGAATCCCATCCCGAGTACTTCTCAGAAGTCGGCGGCAAGCGACTCGGATTCGAGACGCAACTCTGCCTGACCAACCCGGATCTGCTCGACATCGTTACCGAACGCATGCTCAAGCGCATGGAAGAACGCCCCGAGCTTCGCCAATACAACTTCTCGCAGGAGGATTACTACAACTACTGCGAATGCGCGAAGTGCCGCGAGATCAACGAGAAGTACAAGACCATGGGCGGCACGCAGTTCTGGTTCGTCAACCAGCTCGCGGAACGCACCTCCAAGGTCTACCCGGATAAGCTCATCAGCACGCTCGCGTACATGTACACCGAAGAGCCTCCGGCGGACATGGTCATGCATCCCAACGTCGCCGTGTGGCTCTGCCACATGTATCCCTGCTGCGACAGCCATCCCATCTCCACCTGCCCGCTCAACGCCGACTACAAACGGCGCGCCGAGGCCTGGTCGAAGATTTGTTCTCACCTCTACATGTGGCACTACATCGTCGACTTCGCCCACTATTTCAATCCGTTCCCGAACTTCCGCGCCATGTCCGCCGACATGCGCTTCTACAAGAGCATCGGCGTGGAAGGCATCTACTTGCAGGGCATGGGGCACGGTGGCGGCGGCGGCGAATTCAGCCTGCTGCGCCCCTATTACGGCATGAAGCTGCTCTGGAATCCTGACCAGGATCCTCAAGCCCTCATCGACGAATTCCTTAAGGGCTACTATGGCGCGGCAGCCGACGCCATCGGCCGCTACATTACCCTAATCCACGACAAGGTGGAAAAGGACAACGTCCACATTCATCTCTACGTCAACCCGGCCCAGGGCCATTTCCCCGACGACATCCTCGCAAAGTCGGACGAGTTGTTTAACGAGGCAGAGGCCGCCGTGGCCCAGGACCCCGAACTGCTCGAGCGTGTGAAGGTTGCCCGCATGCCGCTGACCTACGCACGCGTCTTCCCGCGCAACGGATACCAGATCGAAGCGGGCCAGCCCGATACGAATGGACTCCGTCTCGACACGCTTACGTTCAACCAGCCGCTCGCGAAGATGGCCGAAGTTCAGGAATTCATCGCCCGCATGAAACAACACGGATTCAAAAACATCCGTGAATGGGGCGGAGAACCCGAACAAATCGGACTCTGGCCCATGATCTTCGGCAATCCGATGAAACTCCCGGTCATCGAAAACGCCCACCTCGCCGTGACCGTTGTCCCCGTGCTGGGTGGCCGCGCGCTCATGATCGTCGACAAGAAATCCGGTCAATGCGTCACCGCATACAACACGACGAAGAATCTGTTCTTCCCCTTCTGCGGCGGCGAAGATCCTCGCATCGGCGGCATGTTCGCGGCCAACATGTTCGGCAACATGCTCCCATTCGGCGTCGAAGAACACACCCCGACGTCCGTCTCAATGAAGGCCAACGGCGGCGGTTTCGATATCGTCCGCAAGATGACGCTCTCTCCCGACGCTCCTATTCTTACCATTGAAACAAGCGTCACCAACACCAAGGACAAACCGCTCGAGGCCCGCGTCCGAAGCCATCTCGACCTCGACCTCGGAACCATCGAGCAAACCCGCGTCGCTTTTACCGCGCGTAGCGGCGAGACCGTCGACAAAGACATGACGACCATCCTCGCCAACCTGCGCGAAGGCGAACGCTTCACCGATCAACGCACACCCAAGAGTGAATGGACCCTCTCTGGAACCAAAGGTCTATCGCTCACGCAACGCTTCAACCCCGACACCACCGAGTTCACCTTCATCTACGGCTATCCCGCCGACCTCAACGACCTCGAAGTCGAGGTCCAAGATAAGCCCGTGATGGTCGAACCAGGCCAGACCCACACCTTCAAACTGGAGTACGAGATCAAGTAA